From the genome of Thiovibrio frasassiensis:
TACACCTTCACCGCAGTGCTTGATTTTGACGCGCACGGCAAGCGGCTGGGAAAACGGTTCATGAAGAGTATCATCCGCAGTCGGCATCGTCTCACCTACACCACGGTCAAACAGGTGCTGACGGATCGCGACCCCGCTGTCCTGAACCAGTACGCCGATATCATCCCGGCTCTGGAGATGATGGGGTGCCTGGCTTTGGAATTGGAAAAGCGACGGATCAAGCGGGGAAGCATCGGCTTTGAGCTACCGGAGCCCTTGGCGGTACTGGGCGAAGACAACACCGTGCAGACCATCAAGCGGAGCGAGCGCAATCAGGCCCACAAGCTCATCGAAGAGTTCATGCTCGCCGCCAACGAGGCGGTGGCCGAGACCCAGACCGAAGGCAAGATCGACTCCCTCTACCGGATCCACGAACCACCCGACCCGATCAAGGTGGCCGAATTCACCGAGTTTGCCCAAAGCATGGGCTTGAATGTGGATGAAGGCGACGGCTCGCCCAAGTGGTTCGGCCAGGTACTGGCCATGGCCGCCGGCACCCCGCAGGAATACATCATCAGCAATCTCCTGCTCCGCACCATGCAGCAGGCCCGTTACTCCCCGCAAAACCTCGGCCATTTCGGGTTGGCCGCCACCAACTACACCCATTTCACCTCACCCATCCGCAGATATCCGGATCTCATGGTCCATAGGGCGCTGGCGGCAAGCCTGCAGAAGAAGGGGGGGGGAAAACCCGGCCCCGAGACGGTGTCCACCGAAGAGGCCGGCGGATTTCTTTCCAAACGGGAACGGATAGCGGTGGAGGCGGACCGGGAGATGATGGAACGGCTCCAAGTTCACTTCATGGCCGACAAGATCGACGAGACCTTTGAGGCCATTATTTCCGGGGTCACCGCCTTCGGCTTGTTCGTTGAGCTGACCGAGGTCTTTGTCAACGGCGCCGTGCCCATCACCGAGATGCGCGACGATTATTACGAATTGGAGGAGGGCCGTCACCGGCTCATCGGCCAGAGAAGCAAAACCGTCTTCCAGATCGGCGATCTGGTGCGGGTGCGGCTTACCAGCGTGGAAATCCCACGGCGCAGGATCAATTTCAGCGTGGAGGAAAAGCTGGCCCGCGCCACGGACCTGATCCCGCCTGCCCCACGCAAGCGCAAAGCGAGCGAGAATAAAGGCGAGGGTAAGGGGAGAAAAAAACCCGTTGCCCAACCAAGAAAGCGTGCCGTTCACAGCAAATGAGCGAGGCGATCCAGGATACGGTGCGGGAGCTGATGGGGCAGGTGGCCATCGTCCTGGTCTCCCCCAAGTTTGCCGAAAATATCGGCTCGGCGGCGAGAACCGCGGCAAACATGGGGATTGGCCAACTCATTGTGGTCTGCCGGGACATGCCCGACCGCGAGAGGATGCTCAGGCTCGCCACCGCCAAGGCGGCCCATCTCATCGACAATCTGCAACACCAGCAGGAGTTGGATGAGGCCCTGGCCCCCTTCGGCTGGGTGCTGGGCACCTCCGCCCGCCAGGGCAAAAAGCGAAGCACGGTCAACAGC
Proteins encoded in this window:
- the rnr gene encoding ribonuclease R, whose protein sequence is MTQRRKVFRSKQGRPGKRQREGTRVPRHQQEARFEGEILGKLFTAEMPLSGQDLFAALGLSKSHRQEVLGVLEDLCRRKVLSCKRDTFALRKSAELFGGQISVNPKGYGFVSPAEAPPELEIDQDVFIPPGMLGGAAHSDKVLVQLMSRRQGRYEGRVIAVLNRATSRLVGVYMAGGVTGLVIPEDSRFPYNLVIRKEDSRGAKNGDAVLAEVTSFAAGQRNLDGIILEVLGNPKDIQVQTEMVIRKFDLPHAFSAEVTGQVESLDPEVKMTASRTDLRGVVHVTIDGETARDFDDAVAIESLKNGYRLYVSIADVSHYVRPHTPVDVEAYQRGTSVYFPTRVIPMLPERLSNNLCSLVPNEDRYTFTAVLDFDAHGKRLGKRFMKSIIRSRHRLTYTTVKQVLTDRDPAVLNQYADIIPALEMMGCLALELEKRRIKRGSIGFELPEPLAVLGEDNTVQTIKRSERNQAHKLIEEFMLAANEAVAETQTEGKIDSLYRIHEPPDPIKVAEFTEFAQSMGLNVDEGDGSPKWFGQVLAMAAGTPQEYIISNLLLRTMQQARYSPQNLGHFGLAATNYTHFTSPIRRYPDLMVHRALAASLQKKGGGKPGPETVSTEEAGGFLSKRERIAVEADREMMERLQVHFMADKIDETFEAIISGVTAFGLFVELTEVFVNGAVPITEMRDDYYELEEGRHRLIGQRSKTVFQIGDLVRVRLTSVEIPRRRINFSVEEKLARATDLIPPAPRKRKASENKGEGKGRKKPVAQPRKRAVHSK